GTGTCACATGCATGGTGCCGCTATGGACCTATGgacgcctgttcggctggtatcaGCCGGCTGaggctgttttattgtgagagaaaaatactatagattctagctgataagtcgactgataagttcaagcgaacaggccggtgGTAGAATAATGAATTGAATGCATCACTAATCGCGTTCCGTCCCTTTTCAACTGTCGTTCTTATTACTCTATGAGAAGTCAAATGTGTATTAAagtttaattaaatatatatataaaatattaatatttatgatacataattagtatcattagatagatcgtttgaatttattttcataataaatttatttaaaaatacAAACGTCACTAATATTctttataaacttagtcaaacgcTAAAAAGTTTGAGCAGCACGAATACTATAACAATGCTTAACAGAGGGAGTATAAAACCCTACTCCTATATggctatataatatatatatatatatatatatatagctaataataagcggcatgttcgcttggtcgtaaatgatcgtaaattttcagccaaaataatatttttctctcataccaaaccagcaacagtaataatccacgatcgtatacgaccgTTTCAGCCCAGTCAAACATGCTGAAGCTAGATATAGAGAGTGCAGCGCAGTATACGCACATGTACACATTAATCACACTAACTAATAATATATATAGGTACGATACGCCAAGCCAATGCACACTCCAAGTCCGACTACTTTGCAGTGcactgctagctagctagctagctaactaCACACTACACTTGACACACGATCGATCGAGCATATGTCGTCCAGGTCCAACCGGAGGGGGAGGAGGTCGCCGCTGTCACCGTCACCAGGCGCCGACGCCACACCGGCTGAGCAGCAAGTGGTGGCGGCCGATGAGCACGAGCTCGTCTCGAGGCTGTGTGCCCTCCTCCCTCCCGAGGTCTGCGTCTACATCCGGAGGCTCCACGCCGAGGTCGACGGCCTCGCCGAGCGGCTCGCGCGGCTGCTGGAGGACGACCCGTTGGCGGCCGTCGTCGTCGACGGCAccgacgccggcgccggcgcgacTGATGAGCTCATCCGCAACCGGCTGATGTGAAGCACCTAGCCGTTCGATCGTTTGTGCACGAACGTGACTATAATCATTTATAGATAGATGATCAGGCTTATATATGTAGCTTAATTATGTTAACTAATTCTGTGATCTCTGtatcagttttttttttgaaacctgATCTATGTATCAGTTTGGTTACGTGTAAAACTTGTACTAATAAAGTGCGTGCAACCGAGTACCGGTTGTTCTATACTCCTGTGTGGATTGCCAGTGTATTGTGCgtatttattttcttttattcttttagcaacatttattttcttttatttatgaTGATGGATTTCTTTGTAAGTGGAGCACAATCAGATTCTTGATCAGCAGTGGGCCGCCGCTAGCTGAGCACGCGTGTGGCGCGCACGTGAGAGCTAGAGAAGCAGGCCCGCGCGCGTCGTGTCGTCACATTGGCCCGACATtggaaggccggcccacgagagCTGTGGTCTCTGGATAGCcaaacgttttttttttttttgatgattATTATAGGCTGGATAGCCAAACGTTAAGTACCATACCGCCTAGCTAAACGAGGGAAGACCAAGCTATAAGTCCAAGCAACAACACC
This sequence is a window from Miscanthus floridulus cultivar M001 chromosome 10, ASM1932011v1, whole genome shotgun sequence. Protein-coding genes within it:
- the LOC136489315 gene encoding transcription factor ILI2-like; the protein is MSSRSNRRGRRSPLSPSPGADATPAEQQVVAADEHELVSRLCALLPPEVCVYIRRLHAEVDGLAERLARLLEDDPLAAVVVDGTDAGAGATDELIRNRLM